A window of the Brumimicrobium sp. genome harbors these coding sequences:
- a CDS encoding NADP-dependent isocitrate dehydrogenase: protein MAIKSNIIYTITDEAPMLATYSLLPIIKAFGKQADLKFETRDISLSGRILAQFPELLSADKRVSDDLKELGELVNKPEANIIKLPNISASVAQIKKAIAELQSQGYPLPEYPEEPKTEAEKEIKAKYDVAKGSAVNPVLRQGNSDRRAPKAVKEYAKQHPHKMGAWSANSKTHVATMNDGDFMHNEKSVTVERATTVKIELDSNGSKQVLKEIKLLDGEIIDATVMSKKALINFLNEQINDARTSGIMLSLHMKATMMKVSDPIIFGHAVKTYFKDLFVKYNDTFEKLGVNVNNGFADLLNKIENLPTAEKEAILKDIDATYQNGPDLAMVNSDKGITNLHIPSDVIVDASMPAMIRTSGQMWDKTGAQRDTKAVIPDSSYASIYQATIDFCKANGAFNPATMGSVPNVGLMAQKAEEYGSHDKTFEIPADGIVRVIDANGNVLMQHNVEKGDIWRMCQVKDAPIKDWVQLAVKRAKASDTPAVFWLDENRAHDAELIKKVNVYLKELDTTGLDIRIMTPYDACKHSLQRIKDGKDTISVTGNVLRDYLTDLFPILELGTSAKMLSIVPLMNGGGLFETGAGGSAPKHVEQVIEENYLRWDSLGEFLALAVSLEHLSEVTGNTKAKVLANCLDDATVSLLMNEKSPQRKIGELDNRGSHFYLALYWAQELAKQNEDADLKAKFEPIAKALTENEAKIVAELNGVQGSPANLGGYYHAPEATLSQVMRPSATLNEIMKF, encoded by the coding sequence ATGGCTATTAAATCAAATATTATTTATACAATCACTGATGAAGCGCCTATGTTGGCTACATATTCTCTTCTACCCATTATTAAAGCATTTGGGAAGCAAGCAGATTTGAAATTTGAAACAAGAGATATTTCTCTTTCTGGAAGAATTTTAGCTCAATTCCCTGAACTTCTATCAGCTGACAAAAGAGTTTCCGATGATTTAAAAGAATTAGGTGAATTAGTAAATAAACCTGAAGCCAACATCATTAAGTTACCAAATATCTCTGCTTCTGTAGCTCAAATCAAAAAAGCTATAGCAGAATTACAATCCCAAGGTTATCCTTTACCTGAGTATCCTGAAGAACCAAAAACAGAGGCAGAAAAAGAAATTAAAGCAAAATATGATGTAGCCAAAGGAAGCGCAGTAAACCCAGTTTTACGACAAGGAAATTCTGATAGACGTGCACCAAAGGCAGTTAAAGAATATGCTAAACAACATCCTCATAAAATGGGAGCTTGGTCTGCTAATTCTAAAACACATGTGGCAACCATGAATGATGGGGATTTCATGCATAATGAGAAATCTGTTACTGTTGAGAGAGCCACTACTGTAAAGATTGAGTTAGATTCAAATGGCAGCAAACAAGTCTTAAAAGAGATAAAATTATTGGATGGAGAAATTATTGATGCTACAGTAATGAGTAAAAAAGCATTGATAAATTTCTTAAATGAACAAATCAACGATGCAAGAACTTCTGGGATTATGCTTTCTTTACACATGAAAGCAACCATGATGAAGGTATCTGATCCAATTATCTTTGGTCATGCAGTGAAAACGTATTTTAAAGATTTATTTGTAAAATATAACGATACGTTTGAGAAGCTTGGAGTTAATGTCAATAACGGTTTTGCCGACTTATTAAATAAGATTGAAAATCTACCTACTGCTGAAAAAGAAGCTATCCTAAAAGATATTGATGCTACTTATCAAAACGGACCTGATTTAGCAATGGTAAATTCCGATAAAGGAATTACTAATTTACATATTCCTAGTGATGTAATTGTAGATGCTTCTATGCCTGCAATGATTAGAACATCAGGACAAATGTGGGATAAGACTGGTGCTCAACGCGATACAAAAGCGGTTATTCCAGATTCAAGTTATGCTAGTATTTACCAAGCAACTATTGACTTCTGTAAAGCAAATGGTGCATTTAACCCTGCTACGATGGGAAGTGTTCCGAACGTTGGGTTAATGGCACAAAAAGCAGAAGAATATGGTTCACATGATAAAACATTTGAAATCCCTGCAGACGGAATTGTACGCGTGATCGATGCAAACGGAAATGTATTGATGCAACACAACGTAGAAAAAGGTGATATCTGGAGAATGTGTCAAGTGAAAGATGCTCCTATCAAAGACTGGGTACAACTAGCAGTTAAAAGAGCTAAAGCTAGCGACACTCCTGCGGTATTCTGGCTAGATGAGAACAGAGCTCATGATGCTGAATTAATTAAAAAAGTGAATGTTTATTTAAAAGAATTAGATACTACTGGTTTAGATATTCGCATTATGACTCCTTATGATGCTTGTAAACATTCTTTACAGAGAATTAAAGATGGAAAAGACACTATATCTGTTACTGGAAACGTGTTACGTGACTATCTAACAGACCTTTTCCCAATTTTGGAATTAGGAACAAGTGCAAAGATGCTTTCTATCGTTCCATTAATGAATGGAGGTGGTTTATTTGAAACAGGAGCCGGAGGTTCTGCGCCAAAACACGTTGAACAAGTAATAGAAGAAAACTATTTGCGCTGGGATTCATTAGGTGAATTTTTAGCTTTAGCAGTTTCTCTAGAACATCTTTCAGAAGTTACTGGAAACACAAAAGCAAAAGTATTAGCAAACTGCCTAGATGATGCAACTGTTTCTCTATTAATGAATGAAAAGTCTCCTCAACGTAAAATTGGAGAATTAGACAATAGAGGTAGTCACTTCTACTTGGCTCTATATTGGGCTCAAGAGTTAGCAAAACAAAATGAGGATGCAGACTTAAAGGCTAAGTTTGAACCTATTGCTAAGGCATTAACTGAAAATGAAGCTAAAATCGTTGCAGAACTTAACGGTGTTCAAGGTTCACCAGCTAATTTAGGTGGTTATTATCATGCACCGGAAGCTACACTTTCTCAGGTTATGCGTCCAAGTGCTACATTAAATGAAATTATGAAGTTTTAA
- a CDS encoding nucleoside deaminase translates to MDEIYVIWMRRCIELARIAKARGDSPVGSIIIKNGEIIGEGVEAGKTSKNVTRHAEVEAIQDAIQKGVQDFTDCTIVTTHEPCIMCSYVIRHHKISKVVMGLRVGEIGGDSSSYPILRDISISSWGEVPIVVSGILEEECKLI, encoded by the coding sequence ATGGATGAAATCTATGTAATTTGGATGAGGCGTTGTATTGAGTTGGCAAGGATAGCTAAAGCAAGAGGCGATAGCCCGGTAGGTTCTATTATCATTAAAAATGGAGAGATTATCGGAGAAGGAGTTGAGGCAGGGAAAACAAGTAAAAATGTTACCCGTCATGCAGAAGTAGAAGCAATCCAAGATGCTATCCAGAAAGGAGTTCAAGATTTTACAGATTGCACCATAGTCACAACTCATGAGCCTTGTATAATGTGTTCCTATGTTATTCGTCACCATAAAATCAGTAAAGTAGTTATGGGTTTGCGTGTAGGAGAAATTGGTGGAGATAGTTCTAGTTATCCTATTCTGCGAGATATATCGATTTCAAGCTGGGGAGAAGTACCAATAGTGGTAAGTGGTATACTAGAAGAGGAGTGTAAATTAATATAA